A genomic stretch from Argiope bruennichi chromosome 2, qqArgBrue1.1, whole genome shotgun sequence includes:
- the LOC129961969 gene encoding uncharacterized protein LOC129961969 produces the protein MMFTFAITVVLLTTGSFSPLQALDYLDFQQDETGLGGKDLDEEYQLAWKCTWFVFCDLHHIMEAKTLVDGLDNRTVLYLANEIRAMFPDIEVTDEEIFDTEAWERRAEQIACSFTDEDREKLRQIPLTDYASEVCEETREDREECNKLAATADKSKEIITNHKEECAEDEMGEATAMK, from the exons ATGATGTTCACTTTTGCTATTACGGTCGTCCTGTTAACGACCGGGTCTTTCAGTCCCCTTCAAGCTCTCGATTATCTTGATTTCCAACAAGATGAGACCGGTCTTGGAGGCAAAGATCTTGATGAGGAATACCAGCTTGCCTGGAAATGCACTTGGTTTGTCTTTTGCGACCTGC atcaCATAATGGAAGCGAAAACACTTGTGGACGGACTTGATAAtaga ACTGTCCTATACCTTGCTAATGAAATACGGGCCATGTTCCCAGATATTGAGGTAACGGATGAAGAGATATTCGATACCGAAGCTTGGGAAAGGAGAGCAGAACAAATTGCGTGCTCTTTTACAGATGAAGACAGG gaAAAATTAAGGCAAATACCTCTTACTGATTATGCTTCC GAGGTGTGTGAAGAGACTAGGGAAGACAGAGAAGAATGCAATAAGTTGGCAGCGACAGCA gatAAGTCCaaagaaattataacaaatcACAAGGAAGAGTGTGCAGAAGATGAAATGGGCGAAGCCACTGCAATGAAATAA